CACACCTCGCAGGGGTTGGAATTTGATTATGTTGGTGTCATCATCGGTAATGATTTGAAATATGATCCTCGATCGATGCGTATTTATGCTGACTTTGAAGAGTATAAGGACAAACAAGGGAAAAAGGGACTTAAAAAGGACAATGATCAACTGACAAAGCTAATTAAAAATATATATAAGGTGTTAATCTCTAGAGGAATGAAAGGCTGTTACCTGTATTGCCGAAACCCGGAGCTGCGAAACTACATTGTGGGGCAGTTAGGTAAGGTAATATTGGTAGAAACAACTAAGGAGTATGATGCCATTGTGTCGTCTTATACGGGTTGGAACGATTAGTTTATACGAAACAATTGCTCTAAGATAGTTCTGTGGTTCAGAGTTATCTTCATTTCTTGCATTGAATAGACCATCCTATGTACAGGAAGAGTTAGAAGACGAGAGAAGAAGGTTATACTTTTCTTTGAAATCATTCATGTACTGGACCAGCATGTCCTTTTCCAGCACATCGTACTTGTATAGCTTGTTTTGCTTCTGCTGATTTAAGATTTTGAGTTAAAAAAAGCCCCAGGAATTATAATCCTTGGGCTTTTCGTATGGCTATTTTAGCAAAGACCTTATTCAACATCATAACAAATCACCAAGAAACAGTCTATACTTTTTTTGTCAAATTGCCTATATTGATCATGCAAGAAACTCAATAGAAGGAGGGCGGAACATGGACGATTGGAGTCATTTATTGCAGGGAAAGCTTAGGGTTTGGGTAGAACATATTTTTGGAAGGGGTTATTATCCGGAGGAGGCTGTGCAGTTGCGCGGCGGAGCGCAGAAAGTTGTTTATAAGGTTCGTTGTTCGAACGGCTTTTACTTTATTCTGTATATTTGGGATTTGCGGATGAACTATTTTCGGGAAGAGCTGGAGCAGGAGGAACAATCCGAATCCATATCCGGTTTCGGGGGAAAACAATTTCAAACGGTTAACGCATATCTGAGCAAGCTTCAGGTTCGTACACCGGAGATCTATCACTTTGAACCGGGAGAACTCGAGGGTAAAGCGGATTTCGCATTTGTCGAGTACATAGAAGGAAAGGAAGCCTCGGATTTCTTTCAAGCCGCACCTGAGATTCAAGATCAAGTATTCGAATCTCTTTCGGGGATGTTGTACCGAATGCATCAACAGACAAGAGCATACTGGGGGAAACTACATGAACCGATACCGGACGAGCCTTCCGGGTGCCACTTACCCATGTTAGCAAAAGTAAACCGACAACTGGAGTATTTGTCTGCATATGTTCCGGAATTTCGGAATCATCACGACAATTTTGTTCAAGTAATAGATGATTTAGCTGCAAAAATCGAAACGAGATCGTGTTACAGCTTTATCCATGCAGAGCTGGGACCGAACCATGTTCTGATAGATAATCAGTTGCGTCCGTGGTTGATCGATATCGAAGGTGCATTGTTCTTCGATCCTGAGTACGAGCACAGCTTCATGGAGTTCCGGTTCGACAACTATGGGCGCTACCTGAAGAATAGTAGACTTGACCCCAATCGGATGACTTTCTATAAGTTGTACCATCATATTTCATTCAGTGCGGGCCCCCATCGGCTGCTCCAAAGAGGATATCCTGACGCAGAAATAGTTAAACAAATCATGGTGTTTAATACGCAGAGTGCCTTTCGGATTCTTGAAGATTATTTATAAATACAACAAGATATTAGGTGATCTTAGAACGGGCCATCCATTCGGAGGGTCTCTAAACTTGCCGTTATAGATAGCGCGATGAATCAAATCACAAATAAAAGGAAACCTTTGGTATCGCAGTTCGGATGCGATAGAGGATATTATCTTTGAACAGGAATTACCAGTGTGGTCGAGTTCATATACTTATAGTGACTTGTATTCTCGAACCGCCGCCCCCGCCTACAAACCGGGGAGCGGCGGTTTTTTGCCTGCACAAACCAATTGATGTCATATTGCCGCATTTACCGCGGAAGGGATCACAAGATTGCTGCATTGAATCGGGAAGGCGTGTGCCGCTACAATACAAGTATAGCAAGTTTATCTTGCTTGGCAGTCTTTTAGATAATCGGCATTCCAAAAGTCAGCATGAAGGGAAAGGACGGAGATGGAGATGCTTACTATGCGCGAATATTTGGTGCTTCAGAAGTTGCAGGAAAGTCGGCATCCGTTGACGGTTTCCTTTTTGGCCAGTTCATTCGATGTGAACGAGCGAACGATCCGCAACGATCTTCAAGGGTTGGACGCGTGGTGCAGGAAGCAAGGGATGCAGCTTTGCCGCAAACCGAATGTGGGCGTTTGGCTCGAAACGAAAGGGCGCATCATCCATCCCGAAACGCCTCCTTCGTCTCAGGATTTCCACCGGCAAATTGTCTACAGTCCCGATGATCGTCAGAAATTGATGGCGTTCGAATTGCTGCTTCGCAACGAAGCCGTTCTGGTCAAAGAGTTCGAATTCTTGCTAGGGATCAGCAAATCGACAGCGTTGCGGGATTTGGAGACATTGGAACGAACATGGAGCAATACACCGCTTCAGTTGGTGAAACGGCCCAATTTCGGCGTTTTGGCAGTAGGTGAAGAGCGGGAAATCCGCAATGCGCTGTTCCGATTGTTGACCGACGAGTCCTTGATGAAAATTCCGGTTGCACAGAAGTATAACGATGCCGTCTACCGTTGCCTAAAAGTTGAAGGGAAACAATCCGGCGCACCGGAATCCGGAAAGCAACGAATGTTGGATGTATGGCTCGGCTTGCGCAGAGAACTGGATCGGCACGGAATGCGTCTCACGGATGAAGCTTTAGCCACTTATGCGCTGCATATGGCGATCGCTGCTTACAGGATTCGGCTGGGAGAGCAGATCTCGCTCACTGATAAGCAGAAGGAACGCATTCGCCGTCAAAATTTCCACCCATGGCTGGTTCAGCTCCTGGAGCGAATGATGCCATCACAAGATCCGTCATGGCCGGAGGAAGAAGTGCTGAATATGGCCGTACATTTGGCGGCTTCGAGCATGAGTGAATGGTTGGAGAACTCACAGGTACTTTCTGAAGGAGAGACTTCCTTGCTAGCTGCGGCGGTGCACAACATGGTCGAAATTACGGAACGGTTCCTCGGGTTGTCCTTTCAAGGGGACGGGGAGTTGTATCGGGGGCTCGCGAATCATTTGGCGCCGATGATACATCGCTTACGTTACGGAATCGCGTCAAAGCCAGCTTGCGCTCCGGCGGAAATAGACGTCAAACATGCTTATCAGTGGATTTTCTATGCCGCCCGTTCTGGAGCGAAAGTGGTAGAAGAACTGTTTGATCTCTCTGTTCCCGATTCTGAAGTAGCTCATCTTTCCCTTTACATTGGGGCGGCTGTCGAACGGAAAAAGGGAAGCGCTTCCTCCAGTGGGGTCCGGGCAGTCATCGTGTGCGGGAGCGGGGTAGGAACTTCGCAAATGCTTGAAGTTCGTTTAATGCAGGAATTTCCGGAAATTCGCGTTCGGGCCACCTGTTCCGTGTTTGCCATAGAGAAGTGGCTCGACGGGAAGACTGATTTGTTTCTTGCGACGGTGCCGTTTCAGTTGGAGGGAGCGACGGTCATCGAATGCAGCCCTTTCCTCGATTCAAAAGACGTATTCGCCATTCGCGCTTGGCTGACTGGGGGGAGTTCCTCGTTCGCTAACTTGAGAGACAAATTAACAGAGGAAATCGTCGCCGCGGCGGCGCAGTTGGGATTGCGACATCCTCGATTGTCTAAGGAGGTGAGCCAGACTATCGCGTCCTATTTCGCCAATAGCGAAAAAACGATGACACATTACTGGAAAAGGAGCGATCAAGGAAAAATGTTGGACGATTTACTAACAAAACAAACCG
The window above is part of the Paenibacillus lutimineralis genome. Proteins encoded here:
- a CDS encoding phosphotransferase, which produces MDDWSHLLQGKLRVWVEHIFGRGYYPEEAVQLRGGAQKVVYKVRCSNGFYFILYIWDLRMNYFREELEQEEQSESISGFGGKQFQTVNAYLSKLQVRTPEIYHFEPGELEGKADFAFVEYIEGKEASDFFQAAPEIQDQVFESLSGMLYRMHQQTRAYWGKLHEPIPDEPSGCHLPMLAKVNRQLEYLSAYVPEFRNHHDNFVQVIDDLAAKIETRSCYSFIHAELGPNHVLIDNQLRPWLIDIEGALFFDPEYEHSFMEFRFDNYGRYLKNSRLDPNRMTFYKLYHHISFSAGPHRLLQRGYPDAEIVKQIMVFNTQSAFRILEDYL
- a CDS encoding BglG family transcription antiterminator, whose protein sequence is MREYLVLQKLQESRHPLTVSFLASSFDVNERTIRNDLQGLDAWCRKQGMQLCRKPNVGVWLETKGRIIHPETPPSSQDFHRQIVYSPDDRQKLMAFELLLRNEAVLVKEFEFLLGISKSTALRDLETLERTWSNTPLQLVKRPNFGVLAVGEEREIRNALFRLLTDESLMKIPVAQKYNDAVYRCLKVEGKQSGAPESGKQRMLDVWLGLRRELDRHGMRLTDEALATYALHMAIAAYRIRLGEQISLTDKQKERIRRQNFHPWLVQLLERMMPSQDPSWPEEEVLNMAVHLAASSMSEWLENSQVLSEGETSLLAAAVHNMVEITERFLGLSFQGDGELYRGLANHLAPMIHRLRYGIASKPACAPAEIDVKHAYQWIFYAARSGAKVVEELFDLSVPDSEVAHLSLYIGAAVERKKGSASSSGVRAVIVCGSGVGTSQMLEVRLMQEFPEIRVRATCSVFAIEKWLDGKTDLFLATVPFQLEGATVIECSPFLDSKDVFAIRAWLTGGSSSFANLRDKLTEEIVAAAAQLGLRHPRLSKEVSQTIASYFANSEKTMTHYWKRSDQGKMLDDLLTKQTVLCHPDCSTWEDAVKTAGQLMEQTGAVDAEYTEAMMNGLRKHGPYMVVAPGVALLHARPQDGVKEVGMSLQIVPDGVTFGHPSRDPVRLVFAFGTTDSQSHLQALSRLMSLFNDEERLSALMKSSSVDEALTLLHD